Genomic DNA from Salvia miltiorrhiza cultivar Shanhuang (shh) chromosome 1, IMPLAD_Smil_shh, whole genome shotgun sequence:
TTGATCCTTCGTTAACTAAGCATGTTCATAATAGAGCCAATTTGTAAGATAGTCATATCGAGTAATGAAAATCAATATTTGATCATCCatcttaaaaacacaaattttggtaATCTTACAATTTTGAATTGTATTCgggtggtacttttggcactaatgttataatttgtgccaaaagtaccaaattactttgAACAAAAAACATACCAAGTAATTTGGTAATCTTAgcactaatattgtcatttgtgccaACAATATGAAATTActtggtgttttttttttcttctgttgATGCTTTTGACACCAATATTCTCATTTGTcctaagtaatttggtactatTAACACTAATACTATAActtgtgccaaaagtatcaacagaaaacaaaacaaaaaaaaaatactaattttatacttttagcactaatgttataatttgtgccaatagtaccaaattacttaggAAAAATGAGAATATTGGTGTCAAAAGCAtcaacataaattaaaaaaaaaacaccaagTAATTTCGTACTGTtggcacaaatgacaatattaatgCTAAAACTACCAAATTACTTGGTATGTTTTTTGTTcaaagtaatttggtacttttggcacaaattataacattaattagtgccaaaagtaccacccGAATCCGCGTCCAACCTAATCCGGTCTGCCCAAATTAAAGGCAATATAGTcttaaattgtaaaaaatagccaaattttatatttttaaaatagagGTCCAAATATTAAGTTCCAATCCGCAATATGACAATATGACTGCATATTctctttaaaatattaatacaaGCCTTTTACATCCTCTAAATTATTCAATAGTAAATCATCATAAATCACTAAATTACGTAATAAATAAACATTATTCTATGTTTATGAAATCCCAACAATAATCCCACAGAAGGCGCCAGTTGATGAGTTCAGAAATAATTCCAACAatagaaaatagataaaaacGGAAAACGGCACAAGAATAtgcgtggttcgatcataatgatctacgtccacggaggTTGCCCGAGTttttaatatactccctccgtcccactgtatatgagacctttttttggacacgaaaattaagaaaagtctattttgtttgtaggtgaaaaaataaaaatgtgtttaaaggtaaaatctttaccaaaaaatgaaagagtctcacttacagtgggacgccttAAATAGAATGAGtttcagatacagtgggacggagggagtattttgtgTAGAGATTACATTTTACATAGTGAGAATTGAAAACAACCatttttttagtttaataatgaagaccctatttataagcatcaAAGTAAACCTAGTCTTTGGGCTTATTTGACCCCTAAAGCCCATTAACCCAAGCAATTAGGCTCAAGCCTCGCTATACTGATGTGCATCTTGGAATCGAGCTATTATAGCTGGCATGTGACATAGCTGGAAGGTGGAATCGAACTTTGCCAAGGCGAGAGCCAGGTCAGCCCTGTCAAGTCAATGCTGCatcaaatatttaaaataacaacaacaacaacaacaacaacaacaataataataataataataataataataataataataataataataataataataataataataataaaaataaaaataaataaataaataaaaatatttcaatcCTGTTATACACAACGCTGATGCGTACTTTACTCCTCATCGTAAACATTATTTTCTGTTTATGAAATCCATAGCCGCTATCTTTGTATGCATTAGGAAAACTGATATTCCAATAcaaaaattttcaaatcaaattGGACGagtaaatctatataatatactatCAAAGATGAGTTTTCTCccttcatttttctctctcttctcccatcaattttttcactattttttatgttttttttcttctatttaatttagttCTTTCCTAActatcgtcaaatttgatttataaaaaaatattcaatatgcatcttaagtttaagttcgtaataagatctttaatattgtataaaaatcatcaaaaatgaatttaaagtGAATATgctattaaaattttaaaatattttattttcttttcctttattaaatttttacaattttttatgtATTTCTGTCTATAAAAAtatctatttattattatatggaataatctataataataattatgtgcatattaattttcattatcaaataatttaaaattatttagtaactataattatcattacacttaaaattatttaataactataattatcatgaCAATTTATACATAGttgaaaattacgtttttaaattcaaaattttattgaataattgatattttatgtttaaataatattttacacttatttatatttaattatatttaatatttatatttatttattttaaatagtatcatttaattttgattttaccGTGCATTACAAATATGGTCATACTAGTTATACTTAAAAAATCAAATGTGAAAGAATCAAACATACGGAAACATTGGTATAATTCAAACATAATACCAACTCCACATCATTCGTATCTGGGGATGATTATCAACAAaaacgatcacctacccaccgtgggcatgcataacaTGCCCATtatgatgtggcaattgtaattatagtaagataattttaattagagtaaaatttattaattctctttcttaattaaaattgtcacatcagtAGTGGACatgttatgcttgcccacggtggataggtgatcggttctgtgaTTATCAAAccaattatttatttcagacTGAACCTCAAAACAACAACATAAACAAAAGAGTCGATCAACTGAGCATCCCCTTGgcctaaataataataataataataataataataataataataataataataataataaactatCAGCATCCCCTGAAAAAGTGAATTATTGGGTCCAAATAGTATGTTTGCCTTAAAAATAACACGTATTTGcgacaatttatttatttattttacaaacTAATTTACTAATAATGTACTATTCCATTTGACACTCTTTAGTGTTACtggattaaaaaataaaaaggccCAAAATGAGCACTGGGCCTCAATCTATGCCGTTACccaagcccattaattcatccACTTtgtaagtactccctccgtccctcggacacgttttcctttttgggccgtcgcacgaatcttgacatattttcaaataaggtaataattattatattttatcttctactttatcacttttattatcttttttctcttactttatcttttttatactttattaaatacactaaacattaatctacaacttcttaattctcgtgccgaaactatacgtgtcaagattcgtggtgggacgaagggagtattatttttggaaAGCTTTTAGAatggagtaaaattttgaagtagccaaaatgaagcataaaacataatttatggccacacattgaaaaaacacaaattttggtcatttttattgatttggacgtttttacccttaatgaggcggaccgggtaggatcaggcacgcgggtcgcgtgccgggtcgggttaggcacttatggcactattagtgccataactgccaagattttactttggttttattttggatttccgatggcacttatgacactaatagtgccatgaCACCCTctataaaaccaagtaaaatagtcatcttggcacttatggcactaatagtgccataagtgccaacggaaattcaaaataaaatcaagtaaaatgatCATTTGGACAcctatggcactaatagtgtcataagtgtcatacatgcagcacaaatacagaaacaacatcatttaaaccctaaatggaacatctaaaccctaaatggataatttaaaccctaaatggaacatctaaacctcaaatggataatctaaaccctaaatgaaatatctaaaccctaggggaagtatgcacgtatggcacttatggcactattagtgccataagtgccataagtgccatacgtgcagcacagatcagatttGTCGATAGCTGAAATTGAAGGAGGCgaagatcagatctgtcgatggaggaggcggcgcaacgatcaaatcagatccaccgccgccgcctcatcatatcagatccaccgccgccttaTCAGTTAAGATCTGccttcgccgccgcctcatcctccgccacctgaccgacctcctccacgccgccgatttcagaggaccggatctcctccaccgccgccgcctcatcctctactccgacgaagtCTGCCCAAGCCGCGAGAGCTTCGACGAATTCTtcaagctcggcgccgctggagagagagagggagatgagaaagagagaggagagagcggcaggcgagatgagaaagagagaggagagatagagagaatgGTAGAAtggtcatgacatacaaaaaatggccaaaatttatattttttcaaatggtggacaaaatttgatgttgtatgttgaatagggccatttgACCCTATTATCTCTTTAGAATGTGTTTCAGTCAGTTTTAACCgttgaaaaagaagaagatcaaTCCGAATTGCGAAATTGCACAGGAAAAGGCGTTTACCGTTTTCCCTCGTCAGTATTGATTAATTCTCTGTTTAAATCTGACTAATTCATATATAGccgaaaagagaagaaaaagaattcAAAAATGAATACCGGCGGCGGAGCTGGCGTTGCCGACGAGTACACGAGCACCTCCTCCTTCATGCAACTAAGCCACGAGGCGTGGCGGCGCTACCAGCATCTCCTCGACAAATCGACGCCGCTGGTGCTGTACCGGTGGATCTTCCTGGCGGCGATCGCGGGGGTATACGCGCTGCGCGTCTACTTGGTTCAGGGGTTCTACATCATCACTTACGGCCTAGGAATCTATATCCTGCAGCTGCTGATCGCATTCCTGTCGCCGCAGGTGGACCCCGAGATCCAGGGGCTGACCGACGGCCCCGCTCTCCCCACGCGCGGCTCCGAAGAGTTTCGCCCCTTTGTCCGCCGTCTCCCTGAGTTTAAGTTCTGGTCAGATGAGATCTTTCTTCATctgttaattaaaataatttctcttCAATTACTGGTTCGATAGTGTAAGCGTATCGCGCGCACTTAAAACAAGTTACATAAGACTTAATCTGGCATGGCATTCTCATCTAGGTCAGAGCGTATCCTGGACCAAATTTTAGGTTAGTCATCATTCACGGCATTATTGTTAAGATCATAAATTTAGCTAATTTTGATAGGGATGAGGAATTTTATGTCAGTTCATGCCAATGATTTATGCGCATTGAAGTTTAGGGTTGATCTGAGTGGTGAATGCTTGCATCTTTGCTGTAAGGTGCCCACTGGGACTTTACAGAGAGAAATATAAGATTTCATGTGCCCAAATTAGTGGGTTGTGGAGTGGAGTAGGAGGTGAGGTATTGAAAGGAGAAGGATAGGGAGAAGAAAGATCTCTAAGCATTTGCTTGACCTTATTATCAATGGTTTGAACAGGTATCAACTTTGATGTTTGAGTTGTAAAATAGCTATTTAGTTTATGTGTTCCACCAGGTGAGAGAATCCTAGTTATTCTTGTTTTAAGTAAGTCCTTGTCTGTCAGGGAATAGCAAATCTTGGAAGGAAAACTCTAAAGCCCAATACTAGTGAACAGGGTATTTGATTGAGTGTATGGGATGCTGATGGGCTTGTAGCGAGTAACGACTCCTATTACTTGGCACCTGTCTAGTTTACCGGTGATCGGGCATAGTTAGTCCTTTTTTAGTTTTCTTCTTTCAGATCTCTCGTGTCTTAGTTATTTTCCGTCTTTTATGAGTTTAGGTAAGTCTAGGCTGCTCTTTTCCTTCCAGTAGGCCATTTGTGTCTAGACTCTAGAATGGTAACACAATGATTCCTGGTTCCCAATGATAGGAGAAGTTGATTGTCCAGTTCTCACTAGAGCTGGAGCATTACGTGTGTGTCTGTGCTGACAGTTTTGGATTgaacttttcatattttattcatAATAGATGTTGATTCCTTTGGAAACATCTTTTTGTTAGCTCTGCACATTTGCACATGCCTCAAATGTCATGCTGCTTGATTATCACTGAGTGAATAATGGTTTTCTTTGATAAATTAATGTCTCCTCTTGCTTGGAAATTGTTCATAAAAAAAGTACGAAAAAAGTGGGTAAATTAAATTGCTGGCTTATTTTCCCAGACTAAGTGTGCTAGAGTTCATTTGAATTTCGCAGTTCAAACTTTGGCCAAAAAGCTTGGCTCAAACCTTGCAATCTGCAATAAGCTAGCTATTACTCAAATTCTTGGTCTCCAAGATATAGGCAAAATGGTAGCCATATGAGGACCTGCATCacaaacttaaaaataattgaCAGAAAACAATCCACATCTGCATTAAGTTTAAAAATTCAACATCACTAGTTCAAAAACTACTATACTGGAAGCCTCAGATAGACATGTGTGTGTCCATTATCCATTCACTTCCTAACCAAATCCCTTATTATGGTCCACCATCGGGTTTCTTGGTAAAAACACACATAACAGTAAGCAAGCAAGATAAGTATGAATTCAGTGTTGAAAAAACCCTGAATTGATACTGGTACTGTCCTCGTAGAATTTTAATCTAGATACCAGATTTAATCTATTTTCATTCTCGCTCACATTTTGAGAATGTCTCATCGCTAACTTTGTTAACTAAATTCTTTATTATTGTCTACTATCAGATTTTCTTGGTCAAAACATAGTTCCCTTCCCCAT
This window encodes:
- the LOC130998241 gene encoding protein RER1A-like isoform X1: MNTGGGAGVADEYTSTSSFMQLSHEAWRRYQHLLDKSTPLVLYRWIFLAAIAGVYALRVYLVQGFYIITYGLGIYILQLLIAFLSPQVDPEIQGLTDGPALPTRGSEEFRPFVRRLPEFKFWHSLIKAFCVALLLTFFSVFDVPVFWPILLFYWSALFFLTMRRQIMHMIKYKYVPFTFGKQVCPHSIHCYKLLPKPFFLVLTFQLPPMLNF
- the LOC130998241 gene encoding protein RER1A-like isoform X2; translation: MNTGGGAGVADEYTSTSSFMQLSHEAWRRYQHLLDKSTPLVLYRWIFLAAIAGVYALRVYLVQGFYIITYGLGIYILQLLIAFLSPQVDPEIQGLTDGPALPTRGSEEFRPFVRRLPEFKFWHSLIKAFCVALLLTFFSVFDVPVFWPILLFYWSALFFLTMRRQIMHMIKYKYVPFTFGKQRYGKKAAPTDETNTGRP